The genomic DNA GGTTAGACATTAACGTGCCCACTACACCGCCTTTTAAAATACCACGTTTTTGAGCATCTACCGCTAAAATATATAAGATTTGATCACCATCAATCACGTCACCGCGGCTATTTACCATCATAATGCGATCGCCATCACCATCTAATGCGATACCTAAATCCGCTTTTTCGGCTAATACCGTTTCACAAATTTTAGCCATAGAGGTTGCGCCGACTTTGTCATTGATGTTTATGCCGTTTGGCTTATCGCCAATAGTAATCACATCAGCACCCAATTCACGAAATACATTAGGAGCTATGTGGTAGGTTGCACCATGTGCACAATCAACAACAATTTTCAAACCTTCAAGTGTTTGATCCGCTGGAAAATTCCCTTTGCAATATTCAATATAACGCCCTGCAGCATCTTCAACTCTTCGAGCCTTGCCTAATAAATGAGATTCAACACACACTAACGGCTTTTCAAGTTCAGCCTCTATTTCTAGCTCAATGGCATCATCTAGTTTACTGCCATTGTTTGAGAAAAACTTGATACCGTTATCATAATATGGATTATGTGACGCACTGATCACCACGCCAGCTTCCGCGCGAAATGTGCGAGTTAAATAAGCAACCGCGGGGGTAGGCATTGGACCAAGTAACAAAACGTTGAGTCCCGCAGCTGACAATCCAGCCTCTAAAGCCGATTCAAACAAGTAGCCGGAAATGCGGGTGTCTTTACCAATAATCACTTTTTGGGTGCCATTGCGAGACAATACCCGCCCTGCAGCCCAACCGAGCTTCAATGCCAGCTCAGGGGTCATTTTACCCGCCCCTACTCTGCCGCGAATACCATCGGTTCCAAAAAACTTTCTTTGCTTCACAGGTCCCCACTTAAGTGATTTGACTCTACTTAACCTTATCTCACGTTAAGAGATAGGGTAAGTAAGTTTCAATAAGACTATTCACCAATTTAATATCAAACTTGCCATTTTTTGCTCACAAGACACATTGACTTGCAATAGCTAGCCTATTGCCAGTCAATGCAACACAGATAGCAGAACAAACAGCGGTTTGATAACCATTGATTATCCCATTCTGTGGTTACTTATAACGTTATCATGCCGATGTCGCTATATATTGGCCATTGTTTCTGACATCACCTTAAGTACATCGGCAGTTTCTGGAACATCATGGACTCGTATAATATGCGCACCTTGTTGAGCAGCAATTAATGCCCCAGCAAGACTACCAGCAAGGCGTTGATCGATATCGCGCGCTAACAGGTCACCAATCATGCTTTTTCGCGACAGACCAACCAATAAAGGTAAGTGAAACTCATGTAATCTTGGTAATGTCGCTAATAGGCGGTAATTATGCGCTAAAGTTTTGCCAAAGCCAAAACCTGGATCGAGAATTAAGCGTTCTCGCTCAATTCCGGCGGCTTCGCAGTAAGCAATACGCAATTCGAAAAAAGCAACCACCTCATCAATCACATCCTGATACTCAGGTTCATCTTGCATGGTTTGCGGCTCGCCTTGCATGTGCATCAAGCAAATAGGCACATCTAACGTAGCGGCCATGGCTAATGCACCAGGCATTTGTAATGCGCGCACATCATTGATCATATTGGCACCGGCATCCACAGCCTGCTCCATCACTTCAGGTTTGCTAGTATCGATTGAAATCCATACATTGTGTGTTTTAGCCGTGTATTCGATGATAGGAATAACACGAGCGATCTCTTGCTCAAGAGTGACTTCAGCAGCACCAGGTCGAGTTGACTCTCCACCCACGTCAATAATTAATGCACCTTGTTCCACCATATCGTCGACATGGCGACAGGCTTGTTCAAATCCGATATATTCGCCGCCATCAGAAAAAGAATCAGGGGTCACGTTTACAATGCCCAT from Shewanella psychromarinicola includes the following:
- the folP gene encoding dihydropteroate synthase, whose translation is MGIVNVTPDSFSDGGEYIGFEQACRHVDDMVEQGALIIDVGGESTRPGAAEVTLEQEIARVIPIIEYTAKTHNVWISIDTSKPEVMEQAVDAGANMINDVRALQMPGALAMAATLDVPICLMHMQGEPQTMQDEPEYQDVIDEVVAFFELRIAYCEAAGIERERLILDPGFGFGKTLAHNYRLLATLPRLHEFHLPLLVGLSRKSMIGDLLARDIDQRLAGSLAGALIAAQQGAHIIRVHDVPETADVLKVMSETMANI
- the glmM gene encoding phosphoglucosamine mutase — translated: MKQRKFFGTDGIRGRVGAGKMTPELALKLGWAAGRVLSRNGTQKVIIGKDTRISGYLFESALEAGLSAAGLNVLLLGPMPTPAVAYLTRTFRAEAGVVISASHNPYYDNGIKFFSNNGSKLDDAIELEIEAELEKPLVCVESHLLGKARRVEDAAGRYIEYCKGNFPADQTLEGLKIVVDCAHGATYHIAPNVFRELGADVITIGDKPNGININDKVGATSMAKICETVLAEKADLGIALDGDGDRIMMVNSRGDVIDGDQILYILAVDAQKRGILKGGVVGTLMSNLGLDLALQALDIPFVRSKVGDRYVMEILKEKQWRIGGENSGHILNLDHGTTGDGIVAGILVLAAMRRQKASLEQLTESIKMLPQVLVNVRFEGNSNPLDTDAVRSAQADVEQQLGIRGRVLLRKSGTEPLIRVMVEGDDHPQVLAHANRIADAVKAAC